AAAGTCAAATCAACCAGCTACTCCTTCGTTATGGTTTTTCCCGGCCTTTGCTTTGTTTACTGCAGCATCCTTTTTTATTGCTAATTTGTTCTTTTGGAATGATGCCTGGGTAAATGTTAAATTTTTATTCATGCTTCAGCCAGTCCGCTTTATCTTGCATTTATGTTATTTCGGCCTAGGGGTATATGCGTGGAAGTATTCCTGGTTTACCCCTGATGGTTATAGCCCCCGTTTACTTCCCTGGGGCTTGTCCGCCCTTATTATGTTATTTGTTTTTCTGGCGTACCGCGTTACCTTTACGCTTATGCCTGATGTCCCGATCGTCGCCAAAGTTGGTCATGCCCTTACCCACGCTACCCTTGCTCTAACGGCCACCTTGGCTTTAATTGCCCTATTCCAACGTTTTTTTGATAGCAATGCCTACTTATGGCGCAGGCTTGCCGCTAATTCTTATATTATCTTTTTTATTCACCAATGTGTACTTATCCCCATCGGCTGCGCCGTGCAAAAAATGCAAATCAATGTCTGGGTAAAATACCTTGGCGTATCGCTTGTCACCGTGCTCCTATGTTTCTTAATTGCCGAGTATGTAATTACCTATCTGCTGTCTTTCGGAAAACAAAGCTCAAACACCAGCACACAACTTCCCAAGTAAAGAGGCGGAGGCCGTTAAACCCATCTCAACGTTGCCGCCTATCTATTTAAATAATGCCAACAGCCCGGGCAATTCCGTAGGACAGCAATGCGCCAATGAACGGACCTACTACGGGAATCCAGGCGTAGCTCCAGTCTGAATCACCTTTGCCTGCAATAGGCAAAACAGCATGGGCCAGCCGCGGCCCTAAATCACGGGCCGGATTAATAGCATACCCAGTCGTACCACCTAGACTCAGCCCAATCGACCATACTAAAATCCCGACTAAATAAGCACCTATTCCCGGCGGAAAGCTCCCCAGATTTCTTGAGAACATGGCAAACACCGGTACAATCAACATAACGGTGCCCATAATTTCGGAAAATAGGTTGGCTCCCGTTTGGCGAATGGCCGGCCCAGTTGAAAATACCACCAAAATCAGACTATCTTCCGTTTCCGCCCAATGAGGCCAGAAATGAAGCCAAATCAAGCAGGCTCCGACAAACCCTCCGGCAATTTGACAAAGCATAATTACCACAGCCTGAGCAGGCTGATAAATACCCATCAGCAGTTTTGCCAGCGTTACGGCCGGATTGATATCCGCCTGGGAAGAACCGGTGGCAATTGCACAAAATATGCCGATCATTACGGCAAAAGCCCAGCCGGCAGTAATCACCATCCAACCGCTGCCTTCCGCTTTCGTCCGGCGCAAAACGACATTAGCTATAACACCATTCCCCAATATAATCATGATCATCGTACCAAAAAACTCACCAAAATATTCCGTCATATTTTAAAATTCCCCTTTCAAGTAGCCCGCTCAGCAGCCCCTGTCATTTATCAACTCCATATTTTTGGACCTTAGCTGCCACTGTTTTACGGGTAATTCCCAAGGCCTTTCCGACAGCGGTATAGCTTCCGTACCGCTCCAAAGCAGCTTTAATGATATGTTTTTCGTAATCGGCCAGGGAAAATAATTCTCCCTGCATGATTGCCCCATAAAGATCGTCGGCCTCAACATTCAAACTGGACATATCTTTGCAATAACAGCACTCCGGTATGTCCTCCAGTTCAAGATAAAGACTGTCGGTCAACGCTACCATTCTTTCCATAATATTTTGCAGCTCCCGAACATTTCCCGGCCAATCGTAGCAGATAAGAACATCCATGGCAGCTTTTTTAATACCAATAACCTGCTTGCCAAATTCCCGATTAAATTTTTTCAGAAAATGATCCACTAAAAGGGGGATATCCTCTTTTCTTTCGTTAAGCGACGGCAAGTGTATGGGAATGACATTCAACCGGTAATACAAATCTTCCCTAAACAGTCCCTCTTTGACGATTTGTCCCAGGTCCCGGTTGGTAGCGGCAATAATCCTTGCGTCAACTCGAATTGTTTCCTCGCCGCCTACCCGTTCAAAGCAACCGTTTTGCAGCACCCTTAACAGCTTTGTTTGCATACTTAATTCCATCTCGCCGATTTCATCCAAAAAAATCGTTCCGTTATGTGCCTGCTCAAACTTGCCAAGCTTCCGTTTTACAGCGCCGGTAAAGGCTCCTTTTTCATGTCCAAACATTTCACTTTCTATTAAGGTTTCCGGAATAGCGGCACAGTTTATCCGCACAAAGGCTCCCTGCGCCCGGGAACTGGCCTGATGAATACCTTCGGCGACCAGCTCCTTGCCGGTGCCGCTTTTGCCACAGATAAGTACTGTCGATTGAACATTAGCCGCCTTAGCGGCTACTTCCAATGAGTCCAGCACTTTGGGACTCATCCCAATAAACCTTTCAAAAGCTTTGCCATGCTTTATGGACCGAATCTTCTTCTGTTCAATCGATTCACTCCGCATCCGCTCCGAGTACCAGCCAGACTCTTTTTTCTCGCTTAACCGTTGTTCCAAATACTTGACCTTATCCATGGCCCACTGCAACTGTTCTTTTACCGTGCTTATATCCTGCTCATCTCTCACCAGCAGAACAGCGCCGCCCACTCCCTTTTCCGGGTGCAAAGGTATAATGTCAATTACCGTACAGCCATTCGTCCTGGGATTATTGCTATAACTAAATGACAGCCTGGTAGAAAGGATTGCCGCGAAATTGACACCCCGTGGTAAAAACTTGTCAATATGCTGTCCGATCATATGGCTAAGGTTCATCGTCTCTAACTGACACGAATTTACATACACAATATACCCGTTTTCATCTATAATACCGATTCCGTAAGGTAAAGCCTCCAAAATCAAACTCTCTTTTTCAGATAAAACATTTCTTGCAACAAAATCCCCCGTCATGGTGTCAATCCCTCCGGTACTGCAATAAAGTGAATAACCTTCGCAGTTTATCCTGGTCCCGTAACTTAGCTACATACACCGTAGTACATCTTTTAATCTAATTTCAAAGCCAAATTGCCGTAATCCTTCCTTACCATGTATTTTTATGTAATTTTCTGATTTCCTTGCTCCTTTTAAAGGAGTCGAAATATCAGGCGATATTGCCGGTTATAGTAAATAATCCGTCTCATTAAACCAATTATAACAATTGATCCTACCCATGAGTAAGACTAGGGTAGGATCAATTGTATAGTGGTATGTGAACAAACAACATATTAGTATCCAATCTATTGCACCTTTTAAACTAAAAATACCTCCACGCCCATCCGGCGTATTTTTTCAATCATATGTAAATCAGCCTGCTTATCCGTAACCAGCATATCTACATCACTAATATCACAGGCCTTGACAAAATATTCTTTGCCGATCTTAGTGTGGTCTACAGCAATTACTTTCTTCTTAGCCTTTTTTATTAATACTTTTTTAATTTGAGCATCATCGATATCAGGTCCGGTTAATCCACTTTCCATATTTAATCCACCTACGCCCAAAAAGGCAATATCCAATTGAAAATTACTGATAAATTCCAAGGCCAGTTGGCCGTAAAATCCTTTTTTAGCGGCGATATATACGCCAGGTACAGAAATCAATTGAATGTCCTTCGCATTAGCCAGCACATTCATGACTGCCAGTGAATGGGACAATACCACGATATTCTTTTTATCCAGCACCGCTTCAGCGATGCTCTTGGGAGTTGAGCCGCAGTCGATATAAACCGAGTTTCCTTCTTTGATAAGTTCGGAACAAAAAGCCGCAATGTGACTTTTCTCTGTTAGCAATCTTTTTTCCCGTACCATGACAGAGCTTATGGCGGCTGTTCCCTCATTGAGAACCGCACCTCCGTGCAGCAAGGTTACGATGCCTTGCTCTGCCAGCCGATTCAAATCCCGTCTTATGGTGACCGAAGAAACATCCAATTGCGCGGCTAATTTAGAAATACTTACGGATTTATTCTTTTGAAGTTCTTCTAACACATTTCTCCGCCTGTTTTTCGTCTGCATGACGGGCACCATCCAATTTGAATATTCTGATAAATGTTGTTTTGCCTGATAACTTGACTACTTTATTATATACAAATATCAAAAAGCAGGAAATACCTATCTTTTACAAACTAAATCCACGCTTAGGGAATTGATCTTGATTTTGCTCTTTTATAAAATGAGAGTGTAAAGGAAATTTCTTTTAACATCATTATGAATGGTGCGCATCATTCATCTGGGGAGTAAGGAAAATGAATATGCTGTTAGTTTCTAATGGGACCTTAGCTGCATCACTCATAGAATCTATGCATAACTTCTTTTCAAAACCGGACATCCACTCGATATGTTTTCAGTATGGCAATACCGGAGCCGCCAGGGTTGAGTTGAAGCAATATTTTATAGAACGCATGAACAATAAAGATAAGTCGTTCATTATTCTCTGCGATATATTTGGCAATACAGCTTTCAACGAAACGATTCTACTATTGCACGAACTGGGCATACAGAAACAGGCTATAATTATTTGCGGTATGAATCTGCCCATGGTTTTCAAATTATACGGCTTAAAGGAC
This portion of the Propionispora hippei DSM 15287 genome encodes:
- a CDS encoding acyltransferase family protein is translated as MNLPVANKQRVYFLDNLKAFIILLMVVFHVAMGYTTWDLKWWTVNDVQKHSFFDFFILGTDVYIMPIMFLVAGYFAPIVLLKKGISGFWQGKLKRIVVPWVGGVLFLAPFVAYSTFYSRMDTPPNYFSFWATGFWGPYYQQAQYWFLGVLALFFLLLTIAYQINPAYFKKSNQPATPSLWFFPAFALFTAASFFIANLFFWNDAWVNVKFLFMLQPVRFILHLCYFGLGVYAWKYSWFTPDGYSPRLLPWGLSALIMLFVFLAYRVTFTLMPDVPIVAKVGHALTHATLALTATLALIALFQRFFDSNAYLWRRLAANSYIIFFIHQCVLIPIGCAVQKMQINVWVKYLGVSLVTVLLCFLIAEYVITYLLSFGKQSSNTSTQLPK
- a CDS encoding MIP/aquaporin family protein, which gives rise to MTEYFGEFFGTMIMIILGNGVIANVVLRRTKAEGSGWMVITAGWAFAVMIGIFCAIATGSSQADINPAVTLAKLLMGIYQPAQAVVIMLCQIAGGFVGACLIWLHFWPHWAETEDSLILVVFSTGPAIRQTGANLFSEIMGTVMLIVPVFAMFSRNLGSFPPGIGAYLVGILVWSIGLSLGGTTGYAINPARDLGPRLAHAVLPIAGKGDSDWSYAWIPVVGPFIGALLSYGIARAVGII
- a CDS encoding sigma-54 interaction domain-containing protein, which gives rise to MTGDFVARNVLSEKESLILEALPYGIGIIDENGYIVYVNSCQLETMNLSHMIGQHIDKFLPRGVNFAAILSTRLSFSYSNNPRTNGCTVIDIIPLHPEKGVGGAVLLVRDEQDISTVKEQLQWAMDKVKYLEQRLSEKKESGWYSERMRSESIEQKKIRSIKHGKAFERFIGMSPKVLDSLEVAAKAANVQSTVLICGKSGTGKELVAEGIHQASSRAQGAFVRINCAAIPETLIESEMFGHEKGAFTGAVKRKLGKFEQAHNGTIFLDEIGEMELSMQTKLLRVLQNGCFERVGGEETIRVDARIIAATNRDLGQIVKEGLFREDLYYRLNVIPIHLPSLNERKEDIPLLVDHFLKKFNREFGKQVIGIKKAAMDVLICYDWPGNVRELQNIMERMVALTDSLYLELEDIPECCYCKDMSSLNVEADDLYGAIMQGELFSLADYEKHIIKAALERYGSYTAVGKALGITRKTVAAKVQKYGVDK
- a CDS encoding DeoR/GlpR family DNA-binding transcription regulator, with the protein product MLEELQKNKSVSISKLAAQLDVSSVTIRRDLNRLAEQGIVTLLHGGAVLNEGTAAISSVMVREKRLLTEKSHIAAFCSELIKEGNSVYIDCGSTPKSIAEAVLDKKNIVVLSHSLAVMNVLANAKDIQLISVPGVYIAAKKGFYGQLALEFISNFQLDIAFLGVGGLNMESGLTGPDIDDAQIKKVLIKKAKKKVIAVDHTKIGKEYFVKACDISDVDMLVTDKQADLHMIEKIRRMGVEVFLV
- a CDS encoding PTS sugar transporter subunit IIA — translated: MNMLLVSNGTLAASLIESMHNFFSKPDIHSICFQYGNTGAARVELKQYFIERMNNKDKSFIILCDIFGNTAFNETILLLHELGIQKQAIIICGMNLPMVFKLYGLKDYSDIELCRSIYEQSEDRGILLCNPAEFLEQVHGELDCS